In one window of Methanoculleus chikugoensis DNA:
- the endA gene encoding tRNA-intron lyase, with protein MLATFDGTWVRLGGEGRALYEQGGYGRPEGTGLRLSPEEALYLMERNKIDVKDFGFDALLGLFAGQPNFIRRYLVYRDIRERGYVIQPGPQDFRVFRRGHKPGAGKSRYLIRVLSERDIVDFDRLSQDVLAAVNMRKQYLLAVVDDEDELTYYEVRVQDLPGVGEPAGCATPVEATLFGTYALAHLPPGTPLEEDWYGKRLDTERLLLRPVESIYLMRRRCLSVVQDGGQMTAEQFLDAAAEKDVEIHEKERVFSDLREKGYIPRTGYKFGHHFRVYSGKKSHSEMLVHAVPSGTSTPMSAVSRSVRLAHSVKKKMLFACIYNTDIRYVEFARIKL; from the coding sequence GTGTTGGCAACATTCGACGGAACCTGGGTGCGCCTCGGCGGTGAAGGGCGGGCGCTCTACGAGCAGGGCGGCTACGGCAGGCCCGAGGGAACCGGCCTCCGCCTCTCTCCCGAAGAGGCGCTCTACCTCATGGAACGAAACAAGATCGACGTGAAAGACTTCGGTTTCGACGCCCTGCTCGGCCTCTTTGCCGGCCAGCCGAACTTCATCCGCAGGTACCTCGTCTACCGCGACATCCGCGAGCGGGGATACGTGATCCAGCCCGGGCCGCAGGATTTCCGCGTCTTCCGCCGCGGCCACAAGCCCGGCGCCGGGAAGTCCCGGTACCTGATCCGGGTTCTCTCCGAGCGCGACATCGTCGATTTCGACCGGTTAAGCCAGGACGTGCTTGCCGCGGTCAACATGCGCAAACAGTACCTCCTCGCGGTCGTCGACGACGAGGACGAGTTGACCTACTACGAGGTGCGGGTGCAGGATCTTCCCGGGGTCGGGGAGCCTGCGGGATGCGCGACGCCGGTGGAGGCCACGCTCTTCGGGACCTACGCGCTCGCCCACCTGCCGCCGGGAACCCCGCTCGAAGAGGACTGGTACGGCAAGCGGCTCGATACCGAACGGCTCCTCCTCCGCCCGGTCGAGTCGATCTATCTCATGCGCAGACGCTGCCTCTCGGTCGTGCAGGACGGGGGACAGATGACCGCAGAGCAGTTCCTCGATGCGGCGGCAGAAAAAGACGTCGAGATCCATGAGAAGGAACGGGTCTTCTCCGACCTCCGCGAGAAGGGCTACATCCCCCGGACGGGCTACAAGTTCGGCCACCATTTCCGCGTCTACTCCGGGAAGAAGAGCCATTCCGAGATGCTCGTCCACGCGGTTCCGTCCGGAACCTCTACGCCGATGAGCGCCGTCTCCCGCTCCGTCAGGCTCGCTCACAGCGTCAAAAAAAAGATGTTGTTTGCCTGCATATATAACACCGATATCAGATACGTCGAATTCGCCCGAATAAAACTGTGA
- a CDS encoding tryptophan--tRNA ligase: MHSEVNPWSSNQTVDVDRLFAEFGIEPVSEVARRLPEVPSFMRRGIVVGHRDYNLVADAIQKRTPFHVLTGFMPSGLPHLGHLMVMKEVVWHVRQGGNGYVAVADREAHAVRGISWEKCREYGKEYLKALYALGFEGTTYYQSKNERLKDLAFEASTKVNFSEMSAIYGFGPDTSLSHAMSVITQVADILFPQLDAGPAPTVVPVGLDQDPHIRLTRDVAYKLRLFTVEDRGDHISVRSKNAPEEAIEAVHRAFPGSKKYAGHVDVTGLPQGRVEDAVREIEIAHGGFGFYLPSSTYHIFMPGLQGGKMSSSVPESSFGFYESEKSVRKKVMAAMTGGRMTLEEQRRLGGEPDACSVYLLNLFHMLEDDVELADLRRRCESGELTCGQCKKETLERVNAFLAELRDKMDAVEHLAEEV; encoded by the coding sequence ATGCATTCTGAAGTGAACCCGTGGTCGAGTAACCAGACCGTTGATGTGGATCGACTCTTTGCCGAGTTCGGCATCGAGCCGGTCAGTGAGGTCGCACGAAGGCTTCCCGAAGTACCGTCGTTTATGCGCAGGGGTATCGTCGTCGGGCACCGGGACTACAACCTGGTAGCCGACGCTATCCAAAAGCGCACCCCGTTTCACGTGCTGACCGGGTTCATGCCCTCGGGCCTCCCGCATCTGGGGCACCTGATGGTCATGAAAGAGGTCGTCTGGCACGTCCGGCAGGGCGGGAACGGCTACGTCGCCGTCGCCGACCGTGAGGCGCACGCGGTCCGCGGCATCTCGTGGGAGAAGTGCCGCGAGTACGGGAAGGAGTATCTCAAAGCCCTCTACGCCCTGGGATTCGAGGGCACGACCTACTACCAGAGCAAAAACGAGCGCCTGAAAGACCTCGCGTTCGAGGCGTCCACGAAGGTGAACTTCTCGGAGATGTCGGCGATCTACGGGTTCGGACCCGATACCTCGCTCTCCCATGCCATGAGCGTCATCACCCAGGTTGCCGACATCCTCTTCCCGCAGCTCGATGCCGGCCCTGCGCCCACCGTCGTCCCGGTCGGCCTCGACCAGGACCCGCACATCCGGCTCACCCGGGATGTGGCCTACAAACTCAGGCTCTTCACGGTCGAGGATCGCGGCGACCATATCAGCGTCCGGTCGAAGAACGCTCCCGAGGAGGCTATCGAGGCCGTGCACCGCGCCTTCCCCGGCTCGAAGAAGTACGCGGGCCACGTCGACGTCACCGGCCTTCCGCAGGGGCGGGTGGAGGACGCCGTCCGCGAGATCGAGATCGCTCACGGCGGGTTCGGGTTCTACCTCCCCTCGTCGACCTACCACATCTTCATGCCCGGGCTCCAGGGCGGGAAGATGTCGAGCAGCGTGCCCGAGAGTTCGTTCGGGTTCTACGAGTCCGAAAAGTCGGTCAGGAAGAAGGTCATGGCGGCGATGACCGGCGGCCGGATGACGCTCGAGGAGCAGAGGCGTCTCGGCGGCGAGCCGGACGCCTGCTCGGTCTATCTCCTGAATCTCTTCCACATGCTCGAAGACGACGTGGAACTTGCCGATCTCCGGCGCCGGTGCGAGAGCGGCGAACTCACCTGCGGGCAGTGCAAGAAGGAGACGCTGGAGCGCGTGAATGCGTTCCTCGCGGAGTTGCGGGATAAGATGGATGCGGTCGAGCACCTTGCAGAGGAGGTGTGA
- a CDS encoding phenylalanine--tRNA ligase subunit alpha, which translates to MELTLNEKRLLVALGTMGSADAAVLAEKMDTRREAVVQYANLAGERGLVDVEKHVSRRYVPTEEGRAYIGKGLPERQVLDSFEETIPMRDLQSHPLAKIAIGWMRKKGWIAIRDGVVQKTGRTAPGPDEAAFARLGESGAIEDGDGVADLAKRGLVEEEETVAYTVSVTPRGRELLSQGLDLREEVGTLTREQILSGEWKDLPLRRYDVTKLPKRAYPGKTHPYQRLIDEMRRILFDMGFEEMAGGIVQSSFWNFDALFQPQDHPAREMQDTFFLGERWPLPAGYERVRDMHEHGGETSSTGWGGTWSAEKAEQCVLRTHTTSLSIQHLASHPTPPVKAFCIGRVYRREAVDPTHLAEFEQLEGIVMDEDVNLRHLLGFLKEFYAKMGFEKVRFRPGYFPYTEPSVEPEVYVDGLGWVELGGAGIFRQEVTAPFGIEHPVLAWGLGISRVAMLRLGLRDLRQLYRSDVEWVRETPTYGGRR; encoded by the coding sequence GTGGAACTGACGCTGAACGAGAAGAGGCTCCTGGTTGCCCTGGGGACGATGGGATCGGCCGACGCGGCCGTCCTTGCGGAGAAGATGGATACCCGCCGGGAAGCGGTGGTGCAGTACGCGAACCTCGCCGGGGAGCGGGGCCTTGTGGACGTGGAGAAGCACGTCTCACGGCGGTATGTCCCGACGGAAGAGGGGCGGGCCTACATAGGAAAGGGCCTCCCCGAGCGGCAGGTGCTCGATAGCTTCGAGGAGACGATCCCGATGCGCGATCTCCAGAGCCATCCGCTTGCGAAGATCGCCATCGGCTGGATGCGCAAGAAGGGCTGGATCGCCATCCGCGACGGGGTCGTGCAGAAGACCGGCCGGACCGCCCCGGGACCCGATGAGGCCGCGTTTGCAAGGCTCGGCGAGAGCGGCGCGATCGAGGACGGCGATGGTGTTGCCGATCTCGCGAAGCGCGGGCTTGTCGAGGAGGAGGAGACCGTCGCCTACACCGTCTCGGTCACGCCCCGCGGCCGCGAACTCCTCAGCCAGGGCCTCGACCTGCGGGAAGAGGTGGGGACGCTCACCCGCGAGCAGATCCTCTCCGGTGAGTGGAAGGACCTCCCGCTCCGGCGCTACGACGTCACGAAACTGCCGAAACGCGCCTACCCGGGCAAGACCCACCCCTACCAGCGCCTCATCGACGAGATGCGCCGCATCCTCTTCGACATGGGCTTTGAGGAGATGGCGGGCGGGATCGTGCAGAGTTCGTTCTGGAACTTCGACGCTCTCTTCCAGCCGCAGGACCACCCGGCGCGGGAGATGCAGGACACCTTCTTCCTCGGCGAGCGCTGGCCGCTCCCGGCGGGATACGAGCGCGTCCGCGATATGCACGAGCACGGCGGCGAGACCTCCTCGACCGGGTGGGGGGGAACCTGGAGCGCCGAGAAGGCGGAGCAGTGCGTGCTCCGGACCCACACGACGAGCCTCTCCATCCAGCACCTGGCGAGCCACCCCACCCCTCCGGTGAAGGCGTTCTGCATCGGCCGGGTCTACCGGCGGGAGGCGGTCGATCCCACCCACCTTGCGGAGTTCGAGCAGCTCGAGGGGATCGTCATGGACGAAGACGTCAATTTACGTCACCTCCTCGGGTTCTTGAAAGAGTTCTACGCCAAGATGGGCTTTGAGAAGGTCCGGTTCCGACCCGGCTACTTCCCCTACACCGAGCCCTCCGTGGAGCCGGAGGTCTACGTCGACGGGCTCGGCTGGGTGGAACTCGGCGGCGCGGGCATATTCCGCCAGGAAGTGACCGCGCCCTTCGGGATCGAGCACCCGGTGCTCGCGTGGGGTCTCGGGATCAGCCGGGTGGCGATGCTCCGGCTGGGGCTGCGGGATCTCCGGCAGCTCTACAGGAGCGACGTCGAGTGGGTCCGGGAGACGCCCACCTACGGCGGGAGGCGGTAA